One segment of Plasmodium vivax chromosome 14, whole genome shotgun sequence DNA contains the following:
- a CDS encoding hypothetical protein, conserved (encoded by transcript PVX_100640A): MAKEVFTLDGGKISELERLGVGNFDFLSCHDEGDEEQMVSTLENIHLSYLLAGCNVISTNTFQVNLHSLQEKGISVQDGEGIVDRYIDIAHRALLRYEGIKRSEDFPLFHLCPLEDSSPYEHLEGFQQMRNHLGIVHPKDSVNTREYVDSFDLSPGGWGGSPIRRCPGRYVAFATGGYSAAFRDFSEYSGVMRKGGAPGKAAPLGNAMTSCKPQNQQYDIFISTPTLHADDQPPSIKMIPVSSRESGRERGGPSREAAPNRHLFNYGLEYYVDVGDEEIISNCNFKLGAYKRNEEKLHLFSLLTSSNVREVLTLYSHLVKCGGHFDTNVVVSFYCNDGQHIGCCGYSFVDVVLILLYLDSRNRFIKAIGLNCVSIDSVRELFAPLTRCISSDGTVDVDAYGSPSGELSGLTKTILKGLKKNRFLGDIHFFASPNKSLNRVTYDYEGREVHFETTQERHKHVCNYVGEWLHVGLSGFGGCCYYNPYDISLLDYKLGQLAGGVAVREKQR; the protein is encoded by the coding sequence ATGGCGAAGGAGGTGTTCACCCTGGATGGGGGGAAAATTTCGGAGCTGGAGCGACTGGGGGTGGGGAACTTTGACTTCCTCTCCTGCCACGACGAGGGGGACGAAGAGCAGATGGTGAGCACGCTGGAGAACATCCACTTGAGTTACCTCCTGGCAGGCTGCAACGTGATTAGCACCAACACCTTCCAGGTGAACCTCCACAGTTTGCAAGAAAAGGGCATAAGCGTACAGGACGGCGAAGGCATAGTGGACAGGTACATCGACATTGCCCATAGAGCTTTGCTCAGATATGAGGGGATAAAACGGAGTGAGGATTTCCCACTCTTCCATTTGTGTCCCCTGGAGGATTCCTCTCCCTATGAGCATCTGGAAGGCTTCCAACAAATGAGAAACCACTTGGGGATCGTGCACCCGAAGGACTCTGTCAACACGAGGGAGTACGTGGACAGCTTTGATTTGAGCCCCGGCGGGTGGGGGGGCAGCCCCATCAGGAGGTGCCCGGGCCGCTACGTGGCCTTCGCCACTGGGGGCTACAGCGCGGCCTTCCGCGATTTTAGCGAGTACTCCGGGGTGATGCGCAAGGGGGGGGCGCCCGGTAAAGCGGCTCCACTTGGCAACGCCATGACAAGCTGCAAACCGCAGAACCAACAGTATGACATTTTCATAAGCACCCCCACCCTGCACGCAGATGACCAACCGCCCAGCATAAAAATGATCCCCGTGAGCAGCAGGGAGAGCGGCAGGGAGAGAGGCGGACCCTCGAGGGAGGCCGCCCCCAACAGGCACCTGTTCAACTACGGACTGGAATACTACGTAGATGTGGGCGACGAAGAAATCATATCCAATTGCAACTTCAAATTGGGAGCATACAAACGGAACGAAGAGAAGCTTCACCTCTTTTCCCTCCTCACTTCCTCTAACGTAAGAGAAGTGCTCACCCTCTACAGCCACTTAGTAAAATGTGGGGGTCACTTTGATACCAACGTGGTGGTAAGTTTTTACTGTAACGATGGTCAGCACATTGGCTGCTGTGGCTACTCCTTCGTAGACGTCGTGTTGATCCTCCTATACCTAGACTCTCGCAATCGTTTCATTAAAGCCATCGGACTGAACTGCGTCAGCATTGACAGTGTGCGAGAGCTGTTTGCCCCTCTGACGAGGTGCATTTCTTCCGATGGCACCGTCGATGTGGATGCTTATGGAAGTCCCAGTGGAGAGTTAAGCGGGTTAACCAAGACCATTTTAAAgggcttaaaaaaaaacagatttTTGGGggacattcatttttttgcctcaccGAATAAGTCCCTCAATCGAGTTACCTATGACTACGAAGGACGGGAAGTGCACTTTGAGACCACCCAGGAGAGGCACAAGCACGTGTGCAATTACGTTGGGGAGTGGCTCCACGTGGGGCTTAGCGGGTTCGGCGGCTGCTGCTACTACAACCCCTACGACATTTCGCTGTTGGATTATAAGTTGGGCCAGCTGGCAGGGGGCGTcgcggtgagggagaagcagcggTGA
- a CDS encoding hypothetical protein, conserved (encoded by transcript PVX_100645A), with translation MARGLDILKATLPKAPTGRRPIGYRGNHQHGKSLYDPVYPTTKIPASLVPRYPIDWRNGGRFLLCVGLRRIENRLIRRMKESQDFNRPECKTCSHDCIATYNRCLCAWYCKNKFRHVYQCDQALLQFKGETPTDKPLFTVPRWVAKRNPEQGVEYSFSEETGRFENGHGGEDMYSRFYRKLRCGRAVCGGAIANPAEEGQLSGSDSDMTDSDEEG, from the exons ATGGCGAGAGGGCTAGATATTCTGAAGGCCACCCTGCCCAAGGCCCCAACGGGGAGGAGGCCGATTGGCTATAGAG GAAACCACCAGCATGGAAAGTCGCTGTACGACCCAGTCTACCCCACGACGAAG ATCCCAGCGAGCCTGGTGCCGCGCTACCCGATAGACTGGCGAAACGGAGGCAGGTTCCTCTTGTGCGTTGGCCTCAGGAGGATAGAAAACCGCCTCATAAGACGGATGAAGGAGAGCCAAGATTTCAATCGGCCAGAATGTAAAACGTGTAGTCACGACTGCATAGCGACGTATAACCGATGCCTATGTGCCTGGTATTGCAAGAACAAGTTCCGGCACGTCTATCAGTGCGACCAGGCGTTGCTACAATTCAAGGGGGAGACCCCAACGGACAAGCCGCTCTTTACTGTTCCGAGGTGGGTGGCCAAGAGGAACCCCGAGCAGGGAGTGGAGTACTCGTTCAGTGAGGAGACGGGGCGGTTTGAAAATGgccacgggggggaggacaTGTACAGCCGCTTTTATAGGAAGCTGCGTTGTGGAAGAGCGGTTTGTGGAGGCGCTATTGCCAACCCTGCAGAGGAGGGGCAGCTCTCCGGCTCGGACTCCGACATGACGGACAGCGACGAGGAGGGGTAG
- a CDS encoding Ulp1 protease family, C-terminal catalytic domain containing protein (encoded by transcript PVX_100650A) codes for MSSRGHANLNASVEKDKQGRWPHNREGGGAHKESKRTNHVDRQKKDSYLSSERTHKHGVASKDLRSQASTNDQHLFSGRGSKGGSRVEGRVDHRGDHRGGHRGDPKQHKSSHHRHHKDSHRHHRRDSHRHHRRDSHRHHHPQKEVDTKETSSGGLLWSCVKSVCSSFASVVRKNIFTNENALKDSGRGKIVSDHSRLIDKNAQRSKQKDPLQEDHSAAPLRRNHMEGEKRTVEGDFSPASSHDHAEGKDARKEEELLERGSNLVKQNDESVPGRMKKTKSGSYQISESDMRNLFMMGSEDRGEGHSQGDAKRVDGGEGLDGRSERTEFGPGMVKKRDGGEHAVGEHAVGEHAVGGETPLKGETPLKGEPPLKGEPPLKGEPPMKGEPPVGGPQTIPNITIHSGSFDKRSQRGDLKSGGRRATHSSEERTPGEEKEAGRRGKGSPPPSGSSSASSGSSSDTDGEALRRGLYAKDNFLRQLLQAGQEHSLEEGEEEYAEGGGEKEGEVGGELEGKPKGKQPAPSNKTIAPGQNGYIRPDHGKSPPQNGVHPPGDQMPPLQSDSVEKLYYEHIFEDAERKGKSVGESDDSCADSFKNIFYHPKKRGKKKGRGKQEKSGSEVEEVEAANSDVASNSDSASNSDAAASLAAASLAAANPAAPHKRAQYFRSYIKSSEEIKQIRFEFKQLIQTIDSFIVQNSTGEEILGEKSAAQGNDLRSGEQNSHKRESKNEATYLEMEKENVAADGGSTDEPCMRFIDGVTSEDKSGYVILKNDEESLIEALEKLRIDKKRKEEREKQREKQREKQREKQLEEENRLDQADAAAVIDPGIFFKCINKDHYERAAQILRQKGESNVLIDKFNVPLLYSQIKCLMDTRWLNDEVINFYMSMLQEHNEKNIKRDKPNNNLPKIFTFSTFFFQSLSSNGTYSYNKVARWTKRKKVDIFAFDLILIPLHVGGNHWTLGSINMKEKQIKLYDSLNMSNVKFFEYMRRYIVDEMRDKKQMELDVSAWEYSRDGRSEVGIPCQENGYDCGVFTCMFAKCLSFNRSFDFSQRDIREIRMKMVYEISQGCLIF; via the exons ATGAGTAGTAGGGGGCACGCTAACTTAAATGCTTCTGTAGAGAAAGACAAACAGGGCAGATGGCCCCATAACAGGGAAGGAGGAGGGGCACACAAGGAGAGCAAAAGGACCAACCACGTCGATCGTCAGAAGAAGGATTCGTACCTGTCCAGTGAGAGGACTCACAAGCATGGAGTTGCTTCGAAAGATTTGAGGAGCCAAGCTTCCACCAATGATCAGCACCTCTTCTCCGGCAGGggcagcaaagggggaagcagagTGGAAGGCAGAGTGGACCATCGCGGTGATCACCGGGGTGGCCACCGAGGTGACCCCAAACAGCACAAGTCCTCCCACCACCGGCACCACAAGGACTCACATCGGCACCACCGAAGAGACTCCCACCGACACCACCGCAGGGACTCGCACCGGCACCACCACCCCCAGAAGGAGGTAGATACAAAGGAAACCTCATCGGGTGGTCTCCTATGGAGCTGCGTCAAGAGCGTCTGCTCCTCCTTCGCATCCGTCgtgaggaaaaatatttttaccaaCGAAAATGCCTTGAAAGACAGTGGGAGGGGCAAGATCGTTTCGGATCACTCCAGATTGATTGACAAGAATGCACAGAGGAGCAAACAGAAGGATCCTTTGCAGGAGGACCATTCGGCTGCGCCCCTGAGGAGGAACCAcatggagggggagaagcggacaGTGGAAGGGGACTTCTCCCCCGCAAGCAGCCACGATCATGCCGAAGGGAAGGATGCCAGAAAGGAAGAGGAGTTGCTCGAGCGGGGAAGTAATCTGgttaaacaaaatgatgagaGTGTGCCAGGGcggatgaaaaaaacaaaaagcgGATCGTACCAAATTTCTGAGAGCGACATGAGGAACTTATTTATGATGGGCAGTGAGGACAGGGGGGAAGGTCACTCGCAGGGGGATGCCAAGCGGGTGGACGGTGGTGAGGGGCTCGATGGGAGAAGCGAACGAACCGAGTTCGGCCCAGGAATGGTTAAGAAGCGCGATGGGGGGGAGCACGCAGTGGGGGAGCACGCAGTGGGGGAGCACGCAGTGGGGGGAGAGACCCCCTTGAAGGGAGAGACCCCCTTGAAGGGAGAACCCCCCTTGAAGGGAGAACCCCCCTTGAAGGGAGAACCCCCCATGAAGGGAGAACCCCCCGTGGGAGGGCCGCAAACAATTCCAAACATAACGATACACAGCGGCAGCTTTGACAAGCGCAGCCAGAGGGGCGACTTGAAGTCTGGAGGACGCCGCGCGACCCATTCGTCGGAGGAGCGTACGCCTGgtgaggagaaggaagcgGGTCGCAGGGGAAAGGGCAGCCCCCCCCCGTCTGGCAGTAGCAGCGCTAGCAGCGGCAGTAGTAGCGACACCGATGGGGAAGCTCTCCGAAGGGGCCTCTACGCGAAGGACAACTTTTTGAGGCAGCTTCTGCAGGCGGGCCAGGAGCACAGCCtggaagagggggaggaggagtacgcagaagggggaggagaaaaggaaggcGAAGTGGGAGGCGAACTGGAAGGCAAACCGAAGGGTAAGCAACCCGCGCCGAGCAACAAAACGATTGCGCCAGGTCAGAACGGCTACATAAGGCCCGATCATGGAAAGAGTCCCCCGCAAAATGGTGTGCACCCGCCGGGGGATCAAATGCCGCCTCTGCAAAGTGACAGCGTGGAGAAGTTGTATTACGAGCACATTTTTGAGGACGCAGAGAGGAAAGGGAAATCGGTGGGGGAGTCGGACGACAGCTGCGCGGACAGCTTTAAGAATATCTTCTACCATCcgaagaagagggggaagaagaaggggcgGGGGAAGCAGGAAAAAAGCGGCTCCGAGgtggaagaggtggaagcgGCCAACTCAGATGTCGCCTCCAACTCAGACTCCGCCTCCAACTCGGACGCCGCCGCCAGCCTGGCCGCCGCCAGCCTGGCCGCCGCCAACCCGGCCGCCCCGCACAAACGGGCGCAGTACTTCCGAAGCTACATCAAGAGCAGCGAGGAAATAAAGCAAATTCGGTTCGAGTTCAAGCAGCTGATCCAGACGATAGACTCCTTCATTGTGCAAAACTCAACAGGGGAAGAAATCTTGGGCGAGAAAAGTGCGGCCCAGGGAAATGACCTCCGAAGTGGAGAGCAGAACTCACACAAGAGGGAGAGCAAAAATGAGGCGACCTACTTGGAGATGGAAAAGGAGAACGTGGCGGCAGACGGGGGGTCTACAGATGAACCCTGCATGAGATTCATCGACGGTGTTACGTCGGAGGATAAAAGTGGCTACGTAATTCTGAAGAATGATGAGGAGTCCCTTATAGAGGCGCTGGAGAAGCTGCGGATCGacaagaagaggaaggaggagCGGGAGAAGCAGCGGGAGAAGCAGCGGGAGAAGCAGCGGGAGAAGCAgttggaggaggaaaatcgACTTGACCAAGCAGACGCCGCAGCGGTGATAGACCCAGGCATTTTCTTCAAGTGCATAAACAAGGACCATTACGAAAGAGCCGCTCAGATACTAcggcaaaagggagaaagcAACGTCCTCATAGACAAGTTCAACGTGCCCCTTTTGTATTCTCAAATCAAATGTCTAATGGACACGAGGTGGCTAAACGACGAAGTCATTAACTTTTACATGAGCATGCTTCAAGaacataatgaaaaaaatattaaaagggATAAGCCAAATAATAATTTGCctaaaatttttacctttagcacttttttcttccaatcCTTGAGCTCCAATGGAACATACAGCTACAACAAGGTGGCCAGGTGGaccaagaggaagaaggtaGACATCTTTGCCTTCGACTTGATTCTTATCCCTTTGCACGTCGGGGGGAACCACTGGACTTTGGGGTCTATTAACATGAAGGAGAAACAAATTAAACTGTATGACTCGCTGAATATGTCAAATGTGAAGTTCTTCGAGTACATGCGGCGCTACATCGTCGATGAGATGCGCGATAAGAAGCAGATGGAGCTGGACGTGTCTGCGTGGGAGTACAGCCGGGACGGCCGCTCGGAG GTCGGAATCCCCTGCCAAGAGAACGGCTACGACTGCGGCGTCTTCACCTGCATGTTCGCCAAGTGCCTGAGCTTTAACCGCAGCTTCGACTTCAGCCAGCGGGACATCAGGGAAATTCGAATGAAGATG GTTTACGAAATATCGCAGGGCTGCCTGATCTTTTGA
- a CDS encoding hypothetical protein, conserved (encoded by transcript PVX_100655A): MDKVGTFTRLKEKQNLLYERILFKPTSFSSLSHFMQMMQKEDLLTEFDIYFFGEDFNKMKLNRGQNKRELFIDIRGVNREGNSSLGMPPLDGSVNPKCETTQLFKKYNVESLHYYNIQRYEPNEDPSSFLIDRRRLTKEEYTYQYVSTILPYLCFTLMLFFPHFLICLYIPHVREKNEKQRKLCRLFQVKQHVHLYKDIRPEHLQNVIDNNVKTLVFFYNRDIFMNMHVKSLMVDLSKIFKKNSIPVNVVGVDTAKHSIRYSVARDFEEVLFPVIYFICPYHYHNDSGVFRIEGPLTLQSVCAQIAPFVHVPRDVFSQMRDLTCLSDNLQRCIFEHEVMNGRRDQILYDYGTEVAHLSCLHLNGQVPF, from the exons ATGGACAAGGTGGGTACCTTCACCCGtctgaaggagaagcaaaatttATTGTATGAAAGGATCCTCTTTAAACCAACTAGCTTTTCCAGTCTGTCTCATTTTATGCAGATGATGCAAAAGGAAGATTTGCTCACCGAATTTGAcatttacttttttggggAGGACTTCAACAAGATGAAATTAAATAGGGGCCAAAATAAGAGGGAGCTTTTCATAGACATCAGAGGAGTTAACCGAGAGGGGAACAGCTCACTGGGGATGCCCCCTCTAGATGGGTCAGTTAACCCCAAGTGCGAAACGACCCAATTGTTTAAGAAGTATAACGTAGAATCGCTTCACTATTACAACATCCAAAGGTACGAGCCGAATGAGGACCCCTCGTCTTTCCTCATCGACAGAAGAAGGTTAACGAAGGAGGAATACACATACCAGTATGTGTCTACCATTTTGCCCTACCTATGTTTCACCCTGATGTTGTTCTTCCCTCACTTCCTCATATGTTTATACATCCCACAtgtgagggaaaaaaatgagaagcagCGAAAGTTGTGCAGGCTATTTCAAGTGAAGCAGCACGTTCACTTGTATAAGGACATCAGACCGGAGCATCTGCAGAATGTGATTGACAACAATGTGAAGACACTCgtctttttttacaacagggatatttttatgaacatgCATGTGAAATCTTTAATGGTTGATTTgtctaaaatttttaaaaaaaattccattcCTGTTAATGTGGTCGGTGTCGATACAGCTAAGCATAGCATTCGCTACAGTGTGGCTAGAGATTTTGAGGAGGTTCTTTTTCCGgtgatttattttatttgcccTTACCACTATCACAATGACAGTGGCGTTTTTCGGATTGAAGGCCCACTAACTTTGCAGAGCGTCTGCGCGCAGATTGCCCCCTTCGTGCACGTTCCGCGTGACGTCTTCAGTCAGATGAGG gacCTGACCTGCCTGAGCGACAACCTGCAGAGGTGCATATTCGAGCACGAAGTCATGAACGGGAGGAGGGACCAAATCTTGTACGACTACGGCACGGAGGTAGCCCACCTGTCTTGCCTCCACCTGAATGGCCAGGTGCCATTCTGA